Proteins from a genomic interval of Plasmodium sp. gorilla clade G2 genome assembly, chromosome: 10:
- a CDS encoding merozoite surface protein 3, whose translation MKSFINITLSLFLLHLYIYINDVASEGIANKNNHNLRNAILKNNLEIENVENIMESKLNEENDENVNNIIVGNDVEFEGGVSQVDLNKMVADHAAKKAKKYAEESAMYNRLFGWEFGGGAPESEASKRAREAAEKEAAEKKAAEKKAAAEEEAAMYNRLFGWEFGGGAPENKTEENMLKPLPVSPKDKEHISKENEDTVDESEEQIEEIGEIEEIQENNEEETELEINENEEESSEEEEKEEEKDQKKEEKSDEQSKENKDQSTDMKAQNIISENYKNYNNVKEAAETIMKTLVGLFSGNNEMDSTLKGLAEEISQYFKNH comes from the coding sequence atgaaaagctttataaatattactcTCTCCTTATTTTtgttacatttatatatttatataaatgatgttGCTAGTGAAGGAATTGCaaacaaaaataatcataactTAAGAAATgcaatattaaaaaataatttagaaatagaaaatgtagaaaatattatggaatctaaattaaatgaagaaaatgatgaaaatgtaaataatataattgttGGAAATGATGTGGAATTTGAGGGAGGTGTTTCTCAAGttgatttaaataaaatggtAGCTGATCATGCTGCTAAAAAAGCAAAGAAATATGCTGAAGAATCTGCTATGTATAATCGTCTTTTTGGATGGGAATTTGGAGGAGGCGCTCCTGAAAGTGAAGCTTCTAAAAGGGCAAGAGAAGCTGCTGAAAAAGAAGCTGCTGAAAAAAAGGCTGCTGAAAAAAAAGCTGCTGCTGAAGAAGAAGCTGCTATGTATAATCGTCTTTTTGGTTGGGAATTTGGAGGAGGGGCTCCAGAAAATAAAACAGAAGAAAATATGTTAAAACCTTTACCTGTTTCTCCAAAGGACAAGGAACATATATCTAAGGAAAATGAAGATACAGTGGACGAGAGTGAAGAACAGATAGAAGAAATAGGAGAAATAGAAGAAATacaagaaaataatgaagaagaaacaGAATtggaaataaatgaaaatgaagaagaatcATCAGAAGAGGAAGAaaaggaagaagaaaaagaccaaaaaaaagaagaaaaatctGACGAACAAAGTAAAGAAAATAAGGACCAATCAACTGATATGAAAGCTCAGAATATAATTTCTgaaaattacaaaaattataacaatgTAAAAGAAGCTGCTGAAACTATAATGAAAACTTTA